CACCGAGGCCGAGGCGCTGGAGAAGGCCGCCGCCCTGGGCTACCCCCTGGTGGTGCGCCCCAGCTATGTGCTGGGCGGCCGCGCGATGGAGATCGTGCACGAGCAGCGCGACCTGGAGCGCTACATGCGCGAGGCCGTCAAGGTCAGCAACGATTCGCCGGTGCTGCTGGACCGCTTCCTGAACGATGCGATCGAATGCGACGTGGACTGCCTGCGCGACCCCGAAGGCAAGACCTTCATCGGCGGCGTGATGGAGCACATCGAGCAGGCCGGCGTGCACTCGGGCGACTCCGCCTGCTCGCTGCCGCCGTACTACCTGTCCAAGGCCACGGTCGATGAGCTCAAGCGCCAGTCGGCCGCGATGGCCGGCGCGCTCAACGTGGTGGGCCTGATGAACGTGCAGTTCGCCATCCAGGAAGTGGACGGCCAGGACGTGATCTACGTGCTCGAAGTCAACCCGCGCGCCTCGCGCACCGTGCCCTTCGTGAGCAAGGCCACCGGCATCCAGTTGGCCAAGGTGGCCGCGCGCTGCATGGCCGGCCAGACGCTGCGCGCGCAGGGCATCACGGAGGAAGTGACGCCGCCGTACTTCAGCGTCAAGGAAGCCGTGTTCCCGTTCGTCAAGTTCCCCGGCGTGGACACCATCCTCGGCCCCGAGATGAAGTCCACCGGCGAGGTGATGGGCGTGGGCAAGACCTTCGGCGAGGCCTTCTTCAAGTCGCAGCTCGGCGCAGGCACGCAGTTCCCGCGCGCGGGCAAGGTGTTCCTGACGGTCAAGAACAGCGACAAGCCGCGTGCCGTGGCGATTGCGCGGGAACTCGCCGCCATGGGCTTCGAGCTGCTCGCCACCAAGGGCACGGCCGCGGCGCTAAGCGAGGCCGGGCTGGCCTGCGCGGTGGTCAACAAGGTCACGGAAGGCCGCCCGCACGTGGTGGACATGATCAAGAACAACGAGATTGCGCTGGTCATCAACACCGTGGAGGAACGCCGCAACGCGATCACCGATTCGCGGGCCATCCGTACCTCGTCGCTGCTGGCCCGCGTGACCACCTTCACCACCATTTTCGGCGCCGAGGCCGCGGTGGAGGGCATGAAATACCGCGACCAGCTCGACGTGTATTCGGTGCAGGAGCTGCACGCGCAGCTGGAGCGCCAGGCCGCATGAGAGGCCGCGCCGGGCGCTGCGCGGGGGCCACGGCCCCGTTCGCGCACGCCTGGGCGGACCGGCCTTGGATTTCACGGCCGATCACGGCATAATTGCAGCCTCAAGACACCGCCGAACGGCAACGCTCGGCGGTTTCCTTTTGGAGAAAGACAAAATGGCCACCATCCCCATCACCAAGCGCGGGGCAGAGAAGCTCAAGGAGGAGCTGCACCGCCTGAAGACCGTGGATCGCCCCTGGGTGATCAATGCGATTGCCGAGGCGCGCGCGCAGGGCGACCTGAGCGAAAACGCCGAGTACGAGGCCGCCAAGGACCGCCAGGGCTTCATCGAAGGCCGCATCCAGGAGGTCGAGAGCAAGCTGTCGGCCGCCCAGGTGATCGACCCGTCCACGCTCGAACCGGGCGGCAAGGTGGTGTTCGGCGCCACGGTCGAACTCGAGGACGAGACCTCGGGCGAGGTCGTGAAATACCAGATCGTCGGCGAGGACGAGGCGGACCTGAAGCTCGGCCTGATCAACATCGGCAGCCCGATCGCGCGGGCGCTGATCGGCCGGGAAGAGGGCGACACCGCCGAGGTGCAGGCGCCCGGTGGCGTGAAGCGCTACGAAATCGTCGCCGTCAGCTACCTTTGAAACAGCGCCTGCCGATCTTCGCCGCGGCCCTCTGGTGGGGCAGCCTGAGCGCCATCGGCTTCCTGGTGGTGCCGCTGCTGTTCGTTAACCTGCCGACCCCAGCGCTGGCCGGCGGGATGGCGGCGAAGCTGTTCACGGCGCAAACCTGGGTGTCCGTCGGCTGCGGCCTGCTGCTGTTGCTGGTTTTGAGGCCAAAAGAGCCGGATGTCCAGGCGCCCCGGTCCTCGGATGCTATGGTTTTTATAGTGGGCGGGCTGCTGCTGGCGTTGCTGGCCGAGTTCGGCGTGGCGCCCCGGATCGTGGCGCGCGAGAACCTCAAGCTGTGGCATGCCGTGGGCAGCGCCATGTACCTGCTGCAGTGGCTGTCTGCCGGTGCGGCGTTGTGGCGGCTGAGCCGCGAAGCCCGTTCGTCCTGAGCGCCCCCGGGGCCGGGGCGGTCCTGGCTTTTCTTTTCTTGAGAGTGGATGCTGGCCCGCTGCCGCAGGCCGGGGGCCGCCTTCAAGCCTGGCTGCGTTTCTTGATGCTTTTCTGCTTGGGCTTGGCGCGCTTGACCTGGCCGCCGGGCGTCAGGCGCTGGTTGCCCAGCACGCGCAGGGTCAGCACTTCGGGGCGCTGGCCGCCGCGCTTGCTGTACTTGAGCACCTTGACGTCGCGCGGGCCGGGCCTGCGGTCCTCGTCCTCGGCGCGCTCCTTCGGGGGCATCGGCCGCCACAGCACCAGCAGCTTGCCGATATGCTGGATCGGCGCGGCGTTGAGGTCCTCGGCCAGGGTCTGGAAGATGGTCTCGCGCGCGGCGCGGTCATCCGAGAACACGCGCACCTTGATCAGCCCGTGGGCGTTGAGGGCGGCGTCGGTTTCCTTCTTGACGGCGGCAGTCAGGCCGTCGCCGCCGATCATCACCACGGGGTCGAGATGGTGGGCTTCGGCGCGGTGCTCCTTGCGCTGGGCGGGAGTGAGTTGAATTGCAGGCATGGGCAGTATTATCCCCGCACGGGTATGGAACGATGAAAGTTAAAACCAAAAGTAAAAAGGTCAACAAGGCGTGGTTGAACGACCATGTCAATGACCCTTACGTCAAGATGGCCCAGAAAGAGGGCTACCGGGCGCGCGCGGCCTACAAGCTCAAGGAGATCGACGAGACGCTGGGCCTGATCCGGCCCGGCCACCTCGTGGTGGACCTGGGCTCCGCGCCGGGCGCCTGGAGCCAGTACGTGCGGCGGCGGCTGTCGCCCGGCGGCGCGGCGGTGGGCGGGCTCAACGGCACCATCATCGCGCTGGACCTGCTGCCGATGGAGCCGATCGAGGGCGTGGTCTTCCTGCAGGGCGATTTCCGCGAGCCCGACATGCTGCACCGGCTGCAGCAGGAGATGCAGGGCCGCTCGGCGGACGTGGTGGTGTCCGACATGGCGCCCAACCTCTCGGGCATCGAGTCGGCCGACGCGGCGCGCATCGCCCACCTGGTGGAGCTGGCCGTCGAATTCAGCCAGGCCCACCTGAAACCCGAGGGGGCGCTGGTGGTCAAGCTGTTCCATGGCAGCGGCTATGGCGAGCTGGTGAAGCTGTTCAAGCAGAGCTTCCGGCTGGTGAAGCCGGTCAAGCCCAAGGCCTCGCGCGACAAGTCGTCGGAGACCTTCCTCGTCGGCATCGGCTTGAAAAAGGCGTGAAACGGGCCTGAAAGCCCCGGGTTTCCGGGCCATCCAGGCGGCCAAGCCCTTGCTGCAGCTGTGGCTGAAACCGTGAAAAGGCGGTACTTCACGCCTTGAAACGCCTAAAATGGGGCGCAAGTATGCATCAGTCTGCCCTCTGCAGCCCCAACCGGAGTCTTGCTTGAATAATCAGTGGTTTTCGAAAATTGCCGTTTGGCTGGTGATCGCCCTGGTGCTGTTCACCGTGTTCAAACAGTTTGATGCGCGTGGCGTGGCCGGCGCCACCAGCATGGGGTACTCCGATTTCCTGGAAGAAGTGCGCGGCAAGCGCATCAAGAGCGCCATCATCCAGGAAGGCCAGGGCGGCACCGAGATCGTGGCCATGACCACCGACGACCGCA
This Variovorax terrae DNA region includes the following protein-coding sequences:
- the greA gene encoding transcription elongation factor GreA, with the protein product MATIPITKRGAEKLKEELHRLKTVDRPWVINAIAEARAQGDLSENAEYEAAKDRQGFIEGRIQEVESKLSAAQVIDPSTLEPGGKVVFGATVELEDETSGEVVKYQIVGEDEADLKLGLINIGSPIARALIGREEGDTAEVQAPGGVKRYEIVAVSYL
- a CDS encoding DUF4149 domain-containing protein, which translates into the protein MKQRLPIFAAALWWGSLSAIGFLVVPLLFVNLPTPALAGGMAAKLFTAQTWVSVGCGLLLLLVLRPKEPDVQAPRSSDAMVFIVGGLLLALLAEFGVAPRIVARENLKLWHAVGSAMYLLQWLSAGAALWRLSREARSS
- a CDS encoding YhbY family RNA-binding protein codes for the protein MPAIQLTPAQRKEHRAEAHHLDPVVMIGGDGLTAAVKKETDAALNAHGLIKVRVFSDDRAARETIFQTLAEDLNAAPIQHIGKLLVLWRPMPPKERAEDEDRRPGPRDVKVLKYSKRGGQRPEVLTLRVLGNQRLTPGGQVKRAKPKQKSIKKRSQA
- a CDS encoding RlmE family RNA methyltransferase is translated as MKVKTKSKKVNKAWLNDHVNDPYVKMAQKEGYRARAAYKLKEIDETLGLIRPGHLVVDLGSAPGAWSQYVRRRLSPGGAAVGGLNGTIIALDLLPMEPIEGVVFLQGDFREPDMLHRLQQEMQGRSADVVVSDMAPNLSGIESADAARIAHLVELAVEFSQAHLKPEGALVVKLFHGSGYGELVKLFKQSFRLVKPVKPKASRDKSSETFLVGIGLKKA